In Pedobacter sp. SL55, the following proteins share a genomic window:
- a CDS encoding DUF6804 family protein translates to MLELFSCLLPMPYGYFQLVRFIAFVGFIYLAFDAKQRNEQNIFIIFVVLALLFQPFFKVALGRTLWNIVDVVVGICLIISAFKKPEKVNEL, encoded by the coding sequence ATCTTAGAACTATTTAGTTGCCTGCTACCCATGCCCTACGGCTATTTCCAATTAGTACGTTTTATAGCCTTTGTTGGTTTCATCTACTTAGCTTTTGATGCAAAACAACGTAATGAACAAAATATCTTCATTATTTTTGTAGTATTGGCTTTACTATTCCAACCCTTTTTTAAAGTGGCATTGGGAAGAACATTATGGAATATAGTAGATGTAGTAGTTGGCATTTGTTTAATAATTTCAGCTTTTAAGAAGCCAGAAAAAGTAAATGAACTTTAA
- a CDS encoding SNF2-related protein, whose product MNNGISLKEHQKEGISWLQSLFKENFAGGLLADDMGLGKTLQLLYFIEWHSQTCDDNKPYLIVAPVSLLENWENEYEKFFSPQNLPLCKLYGGVSLTKENNPIQNQQDAKRLQFKQIILTNYETLRSYQISLGLVDFAIIALDEAQKIKTPGTLITNASKALKSDFKIAMTGTPVENTLVDIWCLMDFAVPGLLGNAKDFAKEYQKPLSDENTDVKALTEQLRNNIGVFIKRRLKSDVAKDLPKKNDNQNSRIKKVMPSIQLDRYKQEIEMANDPNLVGVDGSNQKLKSLWAVRDISDHPYLLESQILKFTSDELINSSSKLQTTVGILADIKSKNEKVILFTDRRETQKMLQKVVYDTFGIFTSIINGDTPTTKQLEGKSKLSRQQTIDRFQEEDGFNVIIMSPIAAGVGLNVTKANHIIHYTRHWNPAKEEQATDRAYRIGQQKDVYVYYPMAIFPDDMKDEEGNRMKSFDEILDTLLNNKKSLASNTLFPTEQAEITPDELFGNIFGTKTESKPKVQTITDIDRLNPNLFEATIGALYNKQGFEVYLTPYSNDKGVDVVVLKNGENYLIQVKQTKSLVGNEAIQEICTAKKYYEDRFKEQFKLLTITNNDYSSSATILAKSNDITLLNRGHLENLVTENSITILDINKIESQRMRRI is encoded by the coding sequence TTGAATAATGGCATTAGCTTAAAAGAACATCAAAAAGAAGGGATTTCTTGGCTACAATCCTTGTTCAAAGAAAACTTTGCAGGTGGATTGCTTGCTGATGATATGGGTTTAGGTAAAACATTACAACTTTTGTATTTCATAGAATGGCATAGCCAAACTTGTGATGATAACAAACCTTATTTAATTGTTGCACCTGTAAGTTTGCTCGAAAATTGGGAAAACGAATATGAGAAGTTTTTCAGTCCACAGAATTTACCATTGTGTAAGTTATATGGCGGTGTTTCATTAACAAAAGAAAATAACCCTATTCAAAATCAGCAAGATGCAAAACGGCTACAATTCAAACAAATTATTCTAACAAACTATGAAACACTACGTTCATATCAAATTAGTTTAGGTTTGGTTGATTTTGCCATAATTGCATTAGACGAAGCTCAAAAAATAAAAACACCTGGAACACTAATAACTAATGCAAGTAAAGCTCTCAAATCTGATTTTAAAATTGCAATGACGGGAACACCAGTAGAAAATACACTCGTTGATATTTGGTGTTTAATGGATTTTGCAGTTCCCGGACTTTTGGGAAATGCCAAAGATTTTGCAAAAGAATATCAAAAACCTTTAAGCGATGAAAATACAGATGTAAAGGCATTAACGGAACAACTTCGCAACAACATTGGAGTATTTATCAAAAGAAGATTAAAAAGTGATGTCGCAAAAGATTTGCCCAAAAAAAACGATAATCAAAATTCAAGAATCAAAAAAGTGATGCCGTCAATTCAATTAGACCGATACAAACAGGAAATTGAAATGGCAAATGACCCAAACTTAGTTGGTGTTGATGGAAGCAATCAAAAATTGAAATCACTTTGGGCAGTTAGAGATATTTCAGACCATCCGTATTTATTAGAAAGTCAAATTTTAAAATTTACCAGCGATGAACTTATTAATAGCTCATCCAAATTACAAACTACTGTTGGAATTTTAGCAGACATAAAATCCAAAAATGAAAAAGTAATTTTATTTACAGACAGGCGAGAAACTCAAAAAATGTTGCAGAAAGTTGTTTACGATACGTTTGGAATTTTCACGAGCATTATAAACGGAGATACACCTACAACAAAACAACTTGAAGGAAAATCCAAACTAAGCCGACAACAAACCATTGACCGTTTTCAAGAAGAAGATGGATTCAATGTAATCATAATGTCGCCTATTGCGGCAGGCGTTGGACTAAACGTTACTAAAGCAAATCACATCATTCATTACACTCGACATTGGAATCCTGCAAAAGAGGAACAGGCAACAGACAGAGCATATAGAATTGGGCAACAAAAAGATGTTTATGTTTACTATCCAATGGCAATTTTTCCTGATGATATGAAAGATGAAGAAGGTAACAGAATGAAATCTTTTGATGAAATTCTTGACACCTTATTGAATAACAAAAAATCTTTGGCAAGTAATACATTGTTTCCGACAGAACAGGCTGAAATCACACCCGATGAACTCTTTGGAAATATTTTCGGAACAAAAACCGAAAGTAAACCAAAGGTTCAAACAATTACAGACATAGACCGCTTGAATCCAAACTTGTTTGAAGCAACAATTGGAGCATTATATAACAAACAAGGTTTTGAAGTATATCTAACACCCTATTCCAATGACAAAGGAGTTGATGTTGTAGTTTTAAAGAACGGAGAAAATTATCTTATACAAGTTAAACAGACAAAATCCTTAGTTGGTAATGAAGCGATACAAGAAATTTGTACAGCAAAAAAATATTACGAGGACAGATTTAAAGAACAATTCAAACTGCTGACAATAACCAATAATGATTATAGTTCATCAGCAACAATTTTAGCAAAGTCTAATGACATAACATTGCTAAACCGTGGACATCTTGAAAATTTAGTAACTGAAAATAGCATAACAATACTAGACATTAACAAAATCGAATCACAACGTATGCGCAGAATATAA
- a CDS encoding Arm DNA-binding domain-containing protein, whose product MSVKIRERKLKDGRISLMLDIYANGSREVKSLKIFLDANANTPLKKAQNKEKRIKAERIKAKVEMEMIDNDYSLASMKKSNVMFLE is encoded by the coding sequence ATGAGTGTTAAAATTCGTGAACGTAAATTGAAAGATGGCAGAATTAGCTTAATGCTGGACATTTATGCTAATGGTAGCCGAGAAGTTAAATCGTTAAAGATTTTTCTAGATGCTAATGCCAACACGCCTTTAAAAAAAGCACAGAACAAAGAGAAAAGAATAAAAGCTGAAAGAATCAAGGCTAAAGTAGAGATGGAGATGATAGACAATGACTATTCTCTAGCTAGCATGAAAAAATCTAACGTAATGTTTTTAGAGTAA
- a CDS encoding phage integrase SAM-like domain-containing protein — MKETKRSSFGNYGNWDSAYKVLCAYFDNKDVRIADLTDKDLIGIREFIKGGYRTKSNTTLSQNASSSYFNKVRITLNQAHDENIIKNNIVKKVKSISPADTTREFLVAEEIKKLVETECKYPIIKNAFLFSVYTGLRFSDIIKLKWKDIKYSEGNYSITYQQQKTSKLSKLYQYQKQL; from the coding sequence ATTAAGGAAACAAAACGATCAAGCTTTGGTAATTATGGTAATTGGGATAGTGCATATAAAGTGCTTTGTGCTTATTTTGATAATAAAGATGTTAGAATTGCTGATTTAACAGACAAGGACTTAATTGGTATTCGAGAATTTATTAAAGGAGGATATCGTACAAAGTCTAACACTACATTATCTCAAAATGCTTCTTCATCGTATTTTAATAAGGTTAGAATTACTTTAAATCAAGCTCATGATGAAAATATCATTAAAAACAATATTGTAAAGAAAGTAAAATCTATAAGCCCAGCAGATACTACTCGTGAGTTTTTAGTTGCAGAAGAAATTAAAAAATTGGTAGAAACTGAATGTAAATATCCAATTATCAAAAATGCTTTCTTATTCAGTGTATATACAGGATTGAGATTTTCTGATATTATTAAGTTGAAGTGGAAAGATATTAAATATTCAGAAGGCAACTATTCGATTACTTATCAACAGCAAAAGACAAGTAAACTTTCGAAACTTTACCAATATCAAAAACAGCTTTAA
- a CDS encoding tyrosine-type recombinase/integrase, translated as MFKGLKYSAPNNLKLSQWIMQAGILHKHITFHSARHSYATFMITKGVDFYTVSKMLGHKHIKTTMIYGKVIDSKKIEAAKVFDE; from the coding sequence ATATTTAAAGGTTTAAAATATAGTGCGCCAAATAATTTAAAGTTATCACAATGGATTATGCAGGCAGGTATTCTGCACAAGCATATAACCTTCCACTCTGCAAGACATAGCTATGCTACATTTATGATAACCAAAGGTGTAGATTTTTATACAGTTAGTAAAATGCTAGGTCATAAGCACATCAAAACAACAATGATTTATGGCAAAGTAATCGATAGTAAAAAAATCGAAGCTGCTAAAGTTTTTGATGAATAA